Proteins encoded by one window of Xylella fastidiosa:
- a CDS encoding alkaline phosphatase, which yields MRFSICRPSNHIMFRRFSTFLILPVVSFAIAVSFPSAATSTTQLSVPKVTPPAAETPQWWYQSGATRAAANGAMAGKAKNVILFLGDGMSFTTVAAARILEGQRNAATGEENVLSWEHFPATAFSKTYNTDAQTADSAGSMTAITSGVKTHRGAIGVSAGQRNDCVDSLGKSLLTWLTLADSAGMATGIITTTRITHATPAALYAHTPERHWESDANLPEAAKAGGCRDIAQQLLTSTRYGRGPLVVLGGGRAQFMPAHQHDPEYAERTGLRLDGRDLIEEWKRAHPNGAYVWNTHQFNADAGAPALLGLFEPSHMQFEHDRDRHPNGEPSLAEMTRTAIQSLSRDPHGFVLMVEGGRIDHAHHAGNAYRALDETIALSDAVRAAVQTAPKDTLIIVTADHAHTLNFVGYPVRGNPILGKVRSSSRDAGDRTQYAHDLNALPYTTLTYANGPGHTAASNTQSAGTKHFNHQPSTYELVRGRPDLTTIDTQAPDYLQEALVPLKKESHSGEDVGIWATGPGSAAFRGVLEQHVIYHVIVQATPALRQRLCAAGTCNAAGVPIKLPQLADFERKDQSRE from the coding sequence ATGCGTTTCTCAATTTGTCGACCATCAAATCACATTATGTTCCGACGTTTTTCTACTTTCCTCATTCTTCCTGTCGTGTCATTTGCCATAGCGGTTTCTTTCCCATCTGCTGCCACTTCTACTACCCAGCTGAGCGTGCCCAAAGTGACTCCTCCTGCCGCTGAGACCCCGCAATGGTGGTATCAGAGCGGCGCTACACGTGCTGCGGCTAACGGTGCCATGGCTGGCAAAGCCAAAAACGTCATCCTATTTCTCGGCGACGGCATGAGCTTCACCACCGTAGCCGCTGCACGCATCCTGGAAGGCCAGCGCAACGCTGCCACTGGCGAAGAGAACGTATTGTCCTGGGAGCATTTTCCTGCCACCGCATTCAGCAAAACCTACAACACCGATGCCCAGACCGCAGACTCAGCCGGTTCCATGACCGCGATCACCTCTGGAGTAAAGACCCACAGGGGCGCGATCGGCGTCAGTGCAGGTCAGCGCAACGACTGCGTTGATAGCCTCGGCAAAAGTCTACTTACCTGGCTGACACTGGCAGACAGTGCCGGTATGGCGACCGGCATCATAACGACCACCCGTATCACTCACGCCACCCCGGCGGCGCTCTACGCACATACCCCGGAACGTCATTGGGAAAGTGATGCCAACCTGCCTGAAGCCGCCAAAGCGGGCGGCTGCCGCGATATTGCCCAACAACTCCTCACCTCTACCCGCTATGGGCGTGGTCCTCTGGTGGTGCTGGGTGGTGGTCGCGCCCAATTCATGCCTGCGCACCAACATGACCCCGAATATGCTGAGCGTACTGGCTTACGTTTGGATGGACGCGACCTCATTGAAGAATGGAAACGTGCACATCCCAATGGTGCTTATGTGTGGAACACCCACCAATTCAACGCTGATGCTGGCGCACCGGCCCTGCTGGGTTTATTTGAGCCCAGCCATATGCAGTTTGAACACGATCGCGACCGACACCCCAACGGCGAGCCTAGCTTGGCCGAGATGACACGTACCGCGATCCAATCGCTGTCTCGTGATCCACATGGTTTTGTACTGATGGTTGAAGGAGGCCGGATTGATCACGCCCATCATGCCGGTAACGCCTACAGAGCCTTGGATGAAACCATCGCACTCTCAGATGCAGTACGCGCCGCCGTACAGACAGCCCCTAAAGATACCTTGATTATTGTCACTGCCGACCATGCCCATACCCTTAACTTTGTTGGCTACCCAGTCCGCGGCAACCCCATATTGGGCAAAGTGCGTAGCAGCAGCCGTGATGCAGGAGACCGCACCCAGTACGCACATGATTTAAATGCCTTGCCCTATACCACATTGACTTACGCAAACGGTCCTGGCCACACCGCCGCCAGCAATACACAGTCGGCTGGAACCAAACACTTCAACCATCAACCCAGTACCTATGAATTAGTCCGTGGTCGCCCAGATCTGACCACGATCGACACCCAAGCGCCCGACTATCTGCAAGAAGCACTGGTCCCACTGAAGAAGGAGAGCCACAGCGGCGAAGACGTCGGCATCTGGGCCACAGGCCCCGGCAGTGCTGCGTTCCGCGGCGTCCTTGAACAACATGTCATCTACCATGTCATCGTCCAAGCGACACCCGCATTACGCCAGCGCCTGTGTGCCGCTGGCACATGTAACGCCGCTGGCGTGCCGATCAAGTTGCCACAGCTGGCCGACTTCGAACGCAAAGACCAGAGCAGGGAGTGA
- the tilS gene encoding tRNA lysidine(34) synthetase TilS, with amino-acid sequence MTVSSPFPRIPDPGVPVLVAFSGGLDSTVLLHCLASQPTQRIHGLEAIHIHHGLNENADAWTAHCAAFCTQHDIRLHIARVHVSHNSGQGLEAAARTARRAAFAHTLQHGHYLALAHHCDDQAETWLLRALRGSCDGLAAMRPLTPFAAGHLWRPLLTHSRAQLLDYAQQQHLDWIEDSSNADLRHDRNFLRIHVLPLLHQRWPQATAVLARNAALAAANADLLNAEDAVLLPDLLDPDGALDINALTAHPPARRARLLRAWCARAGAPPLPERGVNIIERELLPARHDSAACFTWSHTEIRRWRLRLYLHRPQPPWPPDWQPLWSGTAPLILPDGGQLHLESTDHETVPGFPHPLRVRARRGGERLILPGRTHSHPLKHLLQDVGIPPWRRASMPLLCDGEQILAVGDALLAAPLVTWLQAHRLKLRWQYHNNTCI; translated from the coding sequence TTGACCGTGTCTTCTCCCTTTCCCCGCATTCCAGATCCTGGCGTTCCCGTCCTGGTTGCTTTCAGCGGCGGATTGGATTCAACCGTCCTGCTGCATTGCTTAGCCAGCCAGCCAACCCAGCGCATCCACGGCCTGGAAGCCATCCACATCCATCATGGACTCAATGAAAACGCCGATGCTTGGACCGCCCACTGCGCCGCCTTTTGCACACAACACGACATCCGCCTACACATCGCGCGTGTCCACGTTTCCCACAACAGCGGACAAGGCTTGGAAGCGGCCGCCCGCACCGCGCGCCGCGCCGCATTTGCCCACACCTTGCAACATGGCCACTACCTGGCATTGGCGCATCATTGCGATGACCAAGCCGAGACATGGTTGTTACGCGCACTACGTGGCTCCTGCGACGGACTCGCCGCCATGCGGCCATTGACCCCATTTGCCGCGGGCCACCTGTGGCGTCCCCTGCTGACCCACTCCCGGGCGCAATTATTGGACTACGCACAACAGCAGCACCTGGATTGGATTGAAGATTCCAGTAACGCGGATCTGCGTCATGACCGCAACTTCCTGCGCATCCACGTATTGCCATTACTGCATCAGCGCTGGCCCCAGGCCACGGCTGTACTGGCCCGCAATGCGGCACTGGCAGCGGCCAACGCCGACCTCCTCAATGCTGAAGATGCCGTACTGCTGCCTGACCTACTTGACCCTGACGGCGCATTGGACATCAACGCCCTCACTGCCCACCCACCCGCACGGCGCGCCCGACTGCTGCGCGCCTGGTGTGCCCGCGCAGGTGCTCCCCCACTCCCTGAGCGCGGTGTGAACATTATCGAGCGCGAACTACTGCCTGCCAGACACGATTCCGCCGCCTGCTTCACCTGGTCTCATACCGAGATCCGGCGCTGGCGCCTGCGCCTATACCTGCATCGTCCACAACCGCCATGGCCCCCTGACTGGCAGCCCCTGTGGAGCGGCACCGCACCGCTGATCCTGCCTGATGGTGGCCAACTCCACCTAGAGAGCACCGATCACGAGACCGTGCCCGGTTTTCCACACCCCCTGCGCGTGCGTGCCCGCCGTGGAGGAGAGCGCTTGATCTTGCCTGGGCGTACCCATTCCCACCCCCTCAAACACCTCTTGCAAGACGTCGGCATCCCCCCCTGGCGGCGTGCATCAATGCCCTTATTGTGCGACGGTGAACAGATCCTCGCCGTTGGCGATGCCCTACTGGCCGCACCACTGGTCACCTGGTTGCAGGCTCATCGCCTCAAACTACGCTGGCAATACCACAACAACACATGCATTTGA
- a CDS encoding exodeoxyribonuclease VII small subunit, whose product MPKRSPPDTSPVARFEQSLQELEQLVQNMETGALSLEQSLGAYERGIALYRECHQALEQAQLRVRILSDPMHPDDGEPFDPSLVSTSQ is encoded by the coding sequence ATGCCAAAACGCTCCCCGCCAGACACCTCCCCCGTTGCCCGCTTTGAACAGTCTCTTCAAGAATTGGAGCAACTGGTACAGAACATGGAAACCGGAGCACTGAGCTTGGAACAGTCCCTTGGCGCTTACGAACGCGGTATCGCCCTGTATCGTGAATGCCATCAAGCCCTGGAACAAGCGCAATTGCGCGTCCGGATATTGAGCGATCCAATGCACCCAGATGACGGTGAACCGTTTGATCCCAGCCTCGTGAGTACATCCCAGTGA
- a CDS encoding polyprenyl synthetase family protein → MSKALFTRWCQRTDSYLERTLSIPTQAPQRLQAAMRYTVLSGGKRIRPLLVYAAGHLFHVDEPLLDVPAAAVELIHAYSLVHDDLPAMDDDLLRRGRPTVHIAFDEATAILTGDALQTLAFECLADAPADTSLRIAWLQTLTHAAGVAGMCGGQALDIDATGQSQTLKALEAMHALKSGTLMRAAVRMGALAGDPSAEDLHSLDTFAATLGLAFQVRDDILDIESSSEQLGKTAGKDAIQQKSTFPALLSVEGAKCYLQELAERLYTQLHPYGERAAPLTALARLAVERAH, encoded by the coding sequence GTGAGCAAAGCGCTGTTCACGCGCTGGTGCCAACGCACCGACAGCTACTTAGAACGAACGTTATCCATCCCCACCCAAGCACCACAGCGGCTCCAGGCCGCGATGCGATACACCGTACTGAGTGGCGGCAAACGCATCCGTCCCTTACTGGTTTACGCTGCCGGCCACCTGTTTCATGTCGATGAACCCCTACTCGACGTACCGGCTGCGGCCGTGGAACTGATCCATGCCTATTCCCTGGTGCATGATGACCTTCCCGCCATGGATGACGACCTCTTACGCCGAGGGCGTCCCACCGTCCATATCGCCTTCGACGAAGCCACTGCAATCCTCACTGGCGACGCCTTGCAGACCCTGGCGTTTGAATGCTTAGCCGATGCCCCAGCCGACACCTCCCTGCGTATCGCCTGGTTACAGACATTGACACACGCCGCAGGAGTTGCCGGCATGTGTGGCGGCCAGGCACTAGATATTGACGCCACTGGCCAATCCCAGACACTCAAAGCACTGGAAGCCATGCATGCGTTGAAGAGCGGCACATTGATGCGAGCCGCCGTGAGAATGGGTGCCCTGGCTGGCGACCCTTCCGCGGAGGATCTGCACTCCCTGGACACCTTTGCGGCCACCCTTGGATTAGCATTCCAAGTGCGTGACGACATCCTGGATATCGAGTCTAGTTCCGAACAACTTGGTAAAACGGCTGGCAAAGATGCCATACAGCAGAAATCCACCTTCCCCGCCCTGCTGAGCGTAGAAGGTGCCAAATGCTATTTACAAGAATTGGCAGAACGCCTGTACACCCAATTGCATCCTTACGGCGAACGTGCTGCCCCCCTGACCGCACTGGCACGCTTGGCTGTAGAACGTGCTCACTGA
- a CDS encoding calcium-binding protein: MSDNTAGKAASDLVDYNNINNFSSAYATGVIAFTQEYQNQYSIMIRSMDPQKAIIQSLVAAHQHQADLYWAYSDRANRAGNAVLRDMYADAALGAAYQTRDLSLKTDSAQAILNSHYDRARSGYSALIEASPALRNALKYAGIAGDLAGIGNALMFGGPGDVAKALGIIAIGLAAGSLVGLGAAAIGATGLGAAVAAGLAATLVQLTAEYLIPQAWWESIENKSKETFKDLFDQIRRFTPRRDPLVLDLDGDGIETVAAGKHILFDHDGDGIKHASGWVKPDDGFLVLDRNGNGRIDDGSELFGADTVLANGHKATSGFEALRDLDSNGDGLFDAADARFTDVRVWRDLNQDGQSQANELFTLSSLGIASITLTPTNTEDVDLGNGNLIDNRGTYTRTDGRTGVVGDLQLGLEHFYRDYSGAKEQVTVTDAAAALPHLTGSGAVRDLQEAASLSPALLAAVQALTPGTTRDTMRTALDPLLALWAGTSAMPSTEQRLETSGAVPRTVYYHGAVPAAVTAQGKEAVQAWIQQQHAQLGPIIAILEKFNGSSLVSERNGQVSTGGETFTWNRVIHPDGHSEDVMSILLQPEQINSLMSAYASLKESAYAGLVLGTRLSDYLSGLTLTYSNDAFGWDASALEAKLDHTWQHNKTQALQDVMDLYRYGSNAVAASGWKPFDALRHMIDRAAATPDGRQALADVGIRFISGNAEGSDATDLLFGDAGANLLRGGGGDDLLSGGDGDDTLEGGAGNDTLYGGDGDDVLDGGMGSNRLEGGAGNDVLKVSYWSADNVLNGGTGDDTLYGSAFADTYLFNQGDGHDTIIEQSGDDKLVFGEGILAADVRLLRQGQDVVLDLGNGHDSIRLKDWLTSNGTRNHSADIEQIVFADGTLWTPETLSSMGLTTLGTLGNDTLKGWQGKDILLGGDGDDVLDGGEGSNRLEGGAGNDVLKVSYWSADNVLNGGSGDDTLYGSAFADTYLFNKGDGHDTIIEQSGDDKLVFGEGIAAADVRLLRQGQDVVLDLGNGHDSIRLKDWLTSNGTRNHSADIEQIVFADGTLWTPETLSTLGLTTLGTSGNDILKGTDVRDSLLGGDGDDTLYGGGGNDLLLGGAGDDVLDGGEGSNRLEGGAGNDVLKVSYWSADNVLNGGTGDDTLYGSAFADTYLFNKGDGHDTIIEQSGDDKLVFGEGIAAADVRLLRQGQDVVLDLGNGHDSIRLKDWLTSNGTRNHSADIEQIVFADGTLWTPETLSTLGLTTLGTSGNDILKGTDVRDSLLGGDGDDTLYGGGGNDLLLGGAGDDVLDGGEGSNRLEGGAGNDVLKVSYWSADNVLNGGTGDDTLYGSAFADTYLFNKGDGHDTIIEQSGDDKLVFGEGIAAADVRLLRQGQDVVLDLGNGHDSIRLKDWLTSNGTRNHSADIEQIVFADGTLWTPETLSTLGLTTLGTSGNDILKGIDVRDSLLGGDGDDTLYGGGGNDLLLGGAGDDVLDGGEGSNRLEGGAGNDVLKVSYWSADNVLNGGTGDDTLYGSAFADTYLFNKGDGHDTIIEQSGDDKLVFGEGIAAADVRLLRQGQDVVLDLGNGHDSIRLKDWLTSNGTRNHSADIEQIVFADGTLWTPETLSSMGLTTLGTSGNDTLKGWQGKDILLGGDGDDVLDGGEGSNRLEGGAGNDVLKVSYWSADNVLNGGSGDDTLYGSAFADTYLFNKGDGHDTIIEQSGDDKLVFGEGIAAADVRLLRQGQDVVLDLGNGHDSIRLKDWLTAEGRRNYSADIEQIVFADGTLWTPETLSSMGLITLGTLGNDTLKGWQGKDILLGGAGDDVLDGGEGSNRLEGGAGNDVLKVSYWSADNVLNGGTGDDTLYGSAFADTYLFNQGDGHDTIIEQSGDDKLVFGEGLHREEACFTRSGDDLSILFNGSEDQVTVAGWFSAAAHQVESLVFQDGTVLSGEVERLIAAMALSPAVTTTQASVRDHKELPRLVASSIV; the protein is encoded by the coding sequence ATGAGTGACAATACGGCAGGTAAAGCCGCATCTGATCTAGTTGATTACAATAATATAAATAATTTCAGTTCAGCCTATGCAACTGGGGTTATTGCCTTTACGCAGGAGTACCAGAATCAGTATTCCATAATGATCCGGAGTATGGATCCGCAAAAAGCCATCATTCAATCTTTGGTGGCTGCACATCAGCATCAGGCCGATCTGTACTGGGCGTATTCGGATAGAGCCAATCGTGCTGGAAATGCTGTCTTGAGGGATATGTATGCCGATGCGGCACTAGGAGCGGCTTACCAGACGCGGGATTTATCGCTGAAGACAGATAGCGCCCAGGCGATACTTAATTCACATTATGATCGGGCAAGATCAGGATATTCCGCATTAATCGAGGCCAGTCCAGCACTGCGCAATGCCTTGAAATATGCAGGGATTGCGGGTGATCTGGCGGGCATCGGCAATGCTCTCATGTTTGGCGGTCCCGGCGATGTTGCAAAAGCGTTAGGTATCATCGCTATTGGATTGGCCGCTGGGTCCTTAGTAGGGCTTGGAGCAGCGGCTATTGGAGCTACTGGACTTGGTGCTGCGGTTGCAGCTGGTTTGGCCGCTACTCTCGTGCAATTGACTGCCGAATACTTGATACCACAGGCATGGTGGGAAAGCATCGAGAATAAAAGCAAAGAAACATTCAAAGATCTCTTTGATCAAATCCGCCGTTTCACCCCGCGTCGCGACCCGCTAGTCCTGGACTTGGACGGTGACGGCATCGAAACCGTGGCCGCGGGTAAACATATCCTGTTTGATCACGACGGCGACGGCATTAAACACGCCAGCGGCTGGGTGAAGCCCGATGACGGCTTCTTGGTGCTGGACCGCAACGGCAACGGACGTATTGATGATGGCAGTGAATTATTCGGTGCCGATACCGTGCTAGCCAACGGTCACAAAGCCACCTCCGGTTTTGAGGCACTGCGCGACCTGGACAGCAACGGTGATGGCCTCTTCGATGCCGCCGACGCCCGCTTTACGGACGTGCGCGTCTGGCGCGATCTCAACCAAGATGGCCAGTCCCAGGCCAACGAGCTGTTCACCCTCTCCAGCCTAGGCATTGCCTCCATCACGCTGACCCCCACCAACACAGAGGATGTGGACTTAGGCAACGGTAACCTCATTGACAACCGCGGTACCTACACCCGTACCGATGGCCGTACCGGCGTGGTGGGCGACCTGCAATTAGGTCTTGAGCACTTCTACCGCGATTACAGCGGCGCTAAAGAGCAGGTGACCGTCACGGATGCCGCTGCGGCCTTGCCACATTTGACAGGCAGCGGTGCGGTGCGCGATCTGCAAGAGGCCGCCAGCCTGTCGCCCGCCTTATTGGCGGCTGTTCAGGCGTTGACACCCGGCACTACCCGCGACACCATGCGCACCGCGTTGGATCCGCTTCTCGCCCTCTGGGCCGGCACCTCGGCCATGCCTAGCACCGAGCAGCGCTTGGAGACCTCCGGAGCGGTGCCCCGTACCGTCTATTACCATGGTGCCGTTCCCGCTGCCGTGACCGCCCAGGGGAAGGAGGCAGTGCAAGCCTGGATACAGCAGCAGCACGCCCAACTCGGCCCGATCATCGCCATCTTGGAGAAGTTCAACGGCTCCAGCTTGGTCAGCGAACGCAATGGCCAGGTGTCCACAGGGGGCGAAACCTTCACCTGGAACCGTGTCATCCATCCTGACGGACACAGCGAAGACGTGATGAGCATCCTGCTCCAGCCGGAGCAGATCAATAGCTTGATGAGCGCCTACGCCAGCCTGAAAGAATCTGCCTATGCCGGACTGGTCCTCGGCACCCGGTTGAGTGATTACCTGTCTGGACTCACCCTGACCTACAGCAATGATGCCTTTGGATGGGATGCGTCCGCCCTAGAGGCCAAGCTAGATCACACCTGGCAGCACAACAAAACCCAAGCGCTTCAGGATGTCATGGACCTGTACCGCTATGGCAGTAACGCCGTAGCGGCGAGCGGCTGGAAACCCTTCGATGCCTTACGCCACATGATCGACCGGGCCGCAGCAACACCTGATGGGAGGCAGGCCCTGGCCGATGTGGGCATTCGCTTTATTTCTGGAAATGCCGAAGGCAGTGACGCCACAGATCTGCTGTTTGGCGATGCGGGTGCCAATCTCCTGCGGGGCGGCGGCGGTGATGATCTGCTCTCCGGCGGTGATGGAGACGACACCCTGGAAGGCGGTGCGGGCAACGATACCCTCTACGGCGGCGATGGCGATGACGTCCTAGACGGCGGCATGGGCAGCAACCGCCTAGAAGGCGGCGCTGGTAATGATGTCCTGAAAGTGTCGTATTGGTCCGCAGATAACGTACTGAACGGTGGCACCGGCGATGACACGTTGTATGGCAGCGCCTTTGCGGACACATACCTATTTAATCAAGGAGACGGCCACGACACGATCATTGAGCAAAGCGGTGATGACAAACTCGTCTTTGGTGAGGGGATTCTTGCCGCTGATGTCCGGTTACTACGCCAAGGGCAAGATGTGGTGTTGGACCTGGGGAACGGCCACGACAGCATCCGTTTGAAGGACTGGTTGACTTCCAATGGCACCCGCAACCATAGCGCCGATATTGAACAGATTGTCTTTGCCGATGGAACGCTCTGGACTCCGGAGACCTTGAGCAGCATGGGCCTCACCACGCTGGGCACCTTGGGCAATGACACCCTCAAGGGCTGGCAAGGCAAGGATATTCTGCTGGGCGGCGATGGCGATGACGTCCTAGACGGCGGCGAAGGCAGCAACCGCCTAGAAGGCGGCGCCGGTAACGATGTACTGAAAGTGTCGTATTGGTCCGCAGATAACGTGCTGAACGGTGGCAGCGGTGATGACACGTTGTATGGCAGCGCCTTTGCGGATACGTATCTATTCAACAAAGGAGACGGCCACGACACGATCATTGAGCAAAGCGGTGATGACAAACTCGTCTTTGGTGAGGGCATTGCAGCCGCTGATGTCCGGTTACTGCGCCAAGGGCAAGACGTGGTGCTGGACCTGGGCAACGGCCACGACAGCATCCGCTTGAAGGACTGGTTGACTTCCAATGGCACCCGCAACCATAGCGCCGATATTGAACAGATCGTCTTTGCCGATGGAACGCTCTGGACTCCAGAGACCTTGAGCACGCTGGGTCTGACGACGCTGGGCACTTCCGGCAATGACATTCTGAAGGGCACTGACGTCCGGGATAGTTTGTTGGGTGGTGATGGAGATGACACCCTCTACGGCGGTGGCGGCAATGATCTGCTGCTGGGTGGTGCTGGCGATGACGTCCTAGACGGCGGCGAAGGCAGCAACCGCCTAGAAGGCGGCGCCGGTAACGATGTACTGAAAGTATCGTATTGGTCCGCAGATAACGTGCTGAACGGTGGTACCGGCGATGACACGTTGTATGGCAGCGCCTTTGCGGATACGTATCTATTCAACAAAGGAGACGGCCACGACACGATCATTGAGCAAAGCGGTGATGACAAACTCGTCTTTGGTGAGGGCATTGCAGCCGCTGATGTCCGGTTACTGCGCCAAGGGCAAGACGTGGTGCTGGACCTGGGCAACGGCCACGACAGCATCCGCTTGAAGGACTGGTTGACTTCCAATGGCACCCGCAACCATAGCGCCGATATTGAACAGATCGTCTTTGCCGATGGAACGCTCTGGACTCCAGAGACCTTGAGCACGCTGGGTCTGACGACGCTGGGCACTTCCGGCAATGACATTCTGAAGGGCACTGACGTCCGGGATAGTTTGTTGGGTGGTGATGGAGATGACACCCTCTACGGCGGTGGCGGCAATGATCTGCTGCTGGGTGGTGCTGGCGATGACGTCCTAGACGGCGGCGAAGGCAGCAACCGCCTAGAAGGCGGCGCCGGTAACGATGTACTGAAAGTATCGTATTGGTCCGCAGATAACGTGCTGAACGGTGGTACCGGCGATGACACGTTGTATGGCAGCGCCTTTGCGGATACGTATCTATTCAACAAAGGAGACGGCCACGACACGATCATTGAGCAAAGCGGTGATGACAAACTCGTCTTTGGTGAGGGCATTGCAGCCGCTGATGTCCGGTTACTGCGCCAAGGGCAAGACGTGGTGCTGGACCTGGGCAACGGCCACGACAGCATCCGCTTGAAGGACTGGTTGACTTCCAATGGCACCCGCAACCATAGCGCCGATATTGAACAGATCGTCTTTGCCGATGGAACGCTCTGGACTCCAGAGACCTTGAGCACGCTGGGTCTGACGACGCTGGGCACTTCCGGCAATGACATTCTGAAGGGCATTGACGTCCGGGATAGTTTGTTGGGTGGTGATGGAGATGACACCCTCTACGGCGGTGGCGGCAATGATCTGCTGCTGGGTGGTGCTGGCGATGACGTCCTAGACGGCGGCGAAGGCAGCAACCGCCTAGAAGGCGGCGCCGGTAACGATGTACTGAAAGTATCGTATTGGTCCGCAGATAACGTGCTGAACGGTGGTACCGGCGATGACACGTTGTATGGCAGCGCCTTTGCGGATACGTATCTATTCAACAAAGGAGACGGCCACGACACGATCATTGAGCAAAGCGGTGATGACAAACTCGTCTTTGGTGAGGGCATTGCAGCCGCTGATGTCCGGTTACTGCGCCAAGGGCAAGACGTGGTGCTGGACCTGGGCAACGGCCACGACAGCATCCGCTTGAAGGACTGGTTGACTTCCAATGGCACCCGCAACCATAGCGCCGATATTGAACAGATCGTCTTTGCCGATGGAACGCTCTGGACTCCAGAGACCTTGAGCAGCATGGGCCTCACCACGCTGGGCACCTCCGGCAATGACACCCTCAAGGGCTGGCAAGGCAAGGATATTCTGCTGGGCGGCGATGGCGATGACGTCCTAGACGGCGGCGAAGGCAGCAACCGCCTAGAAGGCGGCGCCGGTAACGATGTCCTGAAAGTGTCGTATTGGTCCGCAGATAACGTGCTGAACGGTGGCAGCGGTGATGACACGTTGTATGGCAGCGCCTTTGCGGATACGTATCTATTCAACAAAGGAGACGGCCACGACACGATCATTGAGCAAAGCGGTGATGACAAACTCGTCTTTGGTGAGGGCATTGCAGCCGCTGATGTCCGGTTACTGCGCCAAGGGCAAGATGTGGTGCTGGACCTGGGTAACGGCCACGACAGCATCCGTTTGAAAGACTGGTTGACTGCCGAGGGTCGGCGTAACTACAGCGCCGATATTGAACAGATCGTCTTTGCCGATGGAACGCTCTGGACCCCGGAAACCTTGAGCAGCATGGGCCTCATCACGCTGGGCACCTTGGGCAATGACACCCTCAAGGGCTGGCAAGGCAAGGATATTCTGCTGGGCGGTGCTGGCGATGACGTCCTAGACGGCGGCGAAGGCAGCAACCGCCTAGAGGGCGGCGCTGGTAATGATGTCCTGAAAGTGTCGTATTGGTCCGCAGATAACGTACTGAACGGTGGCACCGGTGATGACACGTTGTATGGCAGCGCCTTTGCGGACACATACCTATTTAATCAAGGAGACGGCCACGACACGATCATTGAGCAAAGCGGTGATGACAAACTCGTCTTTGGTGAGGGGCTGCATCGGGAAGAGGCGTGTTTTACGCGCTCAGGTGATGATCTGTCTATCCTGTTCAATGGGAGTGAGGATCAGGTGACTGTGGCGGGTTGGTTCAGTGCGGCGGCGCATCAGGTGGAATCGTTGGTGTTCCAGGATGGGACGGTGCTGTCCGGTGAGGTGGAGCGTTTGATTGCGGCGATGGCGCTGTCCCCTGCGGTGACGACGACGCAAGCCAGTGTGCGTGATCACAAGGAGTTGCCCAGGTTGGTCGCCAGTTCGATTGTGTGA